The following are encoded together in the Mumia sp. Pv4-285 genome:
- a CDS encoding YncE family protein: MSSLARARRRASIVAGLAAITLSAGSMGLSGGAAAATPPPGLQEVMLVGNNWDGTADVIRSTGDFAKIGRINLVPDKTKRLTEIYLNPVRLAFFLGIRLTVGEGHDQFVDDMYTTPDGSAIVVSRPSFADVASIDTATGKLRWRFRVSGYRADHMAVSPDGNRVAVSASTGNTVHVLDIRTGKEVGSFKTGDKPHENVFSADGSRLWNMSIGEVNNDLDAPALDALKGDRKITVVDTTTFATVKVIDMRQRLDAFGQTGKSDSVRPVAFTPDEATLYFQVSFFNGFFEYDVAADKITRMKTLPENPATDDDRTTFVNDSRHHGMSMNPSGTKLCIAGTMDEYATVVDRATLQEGPLVPAAKPYWATVSGDGNACVISESAADQVTAIDFATGQKITSVPVGDHPQRVRIAQLPIGWSGPAS; encoded by the coding sequence ATGTCATCTCTCGCTCGCGCGCGTCGACGCGCATCCATCGTCGCCGGCCTCGCCGCGATCACCCTGTCCGCTGGATCGATGGGGCTGAGCGGTGGAGCCGCAGCCGCGACGCCCCCACCTGGTCTGCAGGAGGTGATGCTCGTCGGCAACAACTGGGACGGGACGGCCGACGTCATCCGCTCGACCGGCGACTTCGCGAAGATCGGACGCATCAACCTCGTGCCCGACAAGACGAAGCGGCTCACCGAGATCTATCTCAACCCCGTGCGTCTGGCGTTCTTCCTGGGGATCCGGTTGACCGTCGGCGAGGGGCACGACCAGTTCGTCGACGACATGTACACGACGCCCGACGGCTCGGCCATCGTCGTCTCGCGGCCCAGCTTCGCCGACGTCGCCTCCATTGACACCGCTACCGGCAAGCTCCGGTGGCGCTTCAGGGTCTCGGGCTACCGCGCCGACCACATGGCAGTCTCGCCGGACGGCAACCGTGTCGCGGTGTCGGCTTCGACGGGCAACACCGTCCACGTCCTCGACATCCGCACCGGGAAGGAGGTCGGGTCCTTCAAGACCGGTGACAAGCCGCACGAGAACGTGTTCTCCGCCGACGGGTCGCGCCTGTGGAACATGTCGATCGGTGAGGTCAACAACGACTTGGACGCTCCTGCACTCGACGCCCTCAAGGGTGATCGAAAGATCACCGTCGTCGACACCACCACGTTCGCCACGGTGAAGGTCATCGACATGCGGCAGCGCCTCGACGCCTTCGGCCAGACCGGCAAGTCCGACTCGGTTCGCCCGGTCGCGTTCACGCCGGACGAGGCGACGCTCTACTTCCAAGTCTCGTTCTTCAACGGCTTCTTCGAGTATGACGTCGCTGCCGACAAGATCACCCGGATGAAGACGCTGCCGGAGAACCCCGCCACCGATGACGACCGTACGACCTTCGTCAACGACTCCCGCCACCACGGGATGTCGATGAACCCGTCAGGGACCAAGCTCTGCATCGCAGGCACCATGGATGAGTACGCGACCGTCGTCGATCGGGCGACGCTCCAGGAAGGGCCCCTCGTCCCTGCCGCGAAGCCGTACTGGGCGACCGTCAGCGGGGACGGCAACGCGTGCGTGATCTCCGAGAGCGCCGCCGACCAGGTGACGGCGATCGACTTCGCCACCGGCCAGAAGATCACCTCCGTCCCGGTCGGTGACCATCCTCAGCGAGTTCGGATCGCCCAGCTGCCGATCGGCTGGAGCGGACCCGCCTCCTGA
- a CDS encoding HAD-IIA family hydrolase gives MSEKRPVTTWLTDMDGVLVREEDAIPGAAEFLRRLTESGCKFLVLTNNSIYTPRDLRARLAESGLDVPEENIWTSALATAQFLSDQRPRGSAYVVGEAGMTTALHEVGYVLTRSRPDYVVLGETRTYSFEAITTAIQLIVNGARFIATNPDSTGPSPAGPLPATGSVAALISRATGVEPYFVGKPNPLMMRNALNRIDGHSETTVMIGDRMDTDVVSGMEAGLRTILVLTGSTRRDQIERFPYRPTRVVDSIADLVDDIVPPPTEPE, from the coding sequence ATGAGCGAGAAGCGGCCCGTCACGACGTGGCTCACCGACATGGACGGCGTTCTCGTCCGCGAGGAGGACGCGATCCCCGGGGCCGCGGAGTTCCTCAGGCGGCTGACCGAGTCCGGATGCAAGTTCCTGGTCCTCACCAACAACTCGATCTACACCCCGCGCGACCTGCGGGCGCGTCTCGCCGAGTCAGGGCTCGACGTGCCGGAGGAGAACATCTGGACCTCCGCGCTCGCGACCGCCCAGTTCCTCTCCGACCAGCGACCCCGCGGGAGCGCGTACGTCGTCGGCGAGGCCGGCATGACGACGGCGCTGCACGAGGTGGGATACGTGCTCACCCGCAGCCGTCCGGACTACGTGGTGCTCGGCGAGACCCGCACGTACTCCTTCGAGGCGATCACCACCGCCATCCAGCTGATCGTCAACGGTGCGCGGTTCATCGCCACCAACCCCGACTCGACTGGTCCCTCTCCCGCCGGTCCGCTCCCGGCGACGGGGTCGGTCGCCGCCCTGATCTCGCGGGCGACCGGGGTCGAGCCGTACTTCGTCGGCAAGCCCAACCCCCTGATGATGCGCAACGCCCTCAACCGCATCGACGGGCACTCGGAGACCACCGTGATGATCGGTGACCGCATGGACACGGACGTAGTCTCGGGCATGGAAGCGGGACTGCGTACGATCCTGGTCCTGACCGGATCGACCAGGCGCGACCAGATCGAGCGCTTCCCCTACCGACCGACGCGCGTCGTCGACTCCATCGCCGACCTGGTGGACGACATCGTGCCGCCGCCGACCGAACCGGAGTGA
- a CDS encoding DUF6186 family protein: MPGPTFSDVGELVDVAMADRALRLAVVAYWRWLGWHYLVGPTIADRGATWPQEQHPCGQVEPARLVRRRVRSSRSAAGRSELAEDGHRPGRR, encoded by the coding sequence GTGCCCGGGCCCACGTTCAGCGACGTGGGCGAGCTGGTCGACGTCGCGATGGCCGACCGCGCACTGCGGCTCGCCGTGGTCGCGTACTGGCGGTGGCTGGGCTGGCACTACCTGGTCGGACCGACGATCGCTGATCGCGGCGCGACCTGGCCGCAGGAGCAGCACCCGTGCGGCCAGGTCGAGCCGGCGCGCCTGGTCAGGAGGCGGGTCCGCTCCAGCCGATCGGCAGCTGGGCGATCCGAACTCGCTGAGGATGGTCACCGACCGGGACGGAGGTGA
- a CDS encoding NAD-dependent epimerase/dehydratase family protein → MRVFVTGGTGVMGRSVTAALHSAGHEVVALARSEESATVLRSRGITPARASLFDRAGLVEAMSGCEAVANLATHIPVGSTGIRPGAWKSNDRIRVEGSRNVAAAAAEAGVARLIQESVSFVYADQGERLVTEDSPIAVSCAAEPVVLAESHAEQFATKHRDAVILRFGTIVGDDSFTRWRLSRARAGQAVGLGKPQSWTHVVHTEDIGGAVLTALTAESGTYNVGAEPVRRGELVAAFAEAVGQEQAGFYRRFALRLGGDRLEWMTRSQRVSSERFRTVTGWKAAHPQFDAGWLAPMVSEAASA, encoded by the coding sequence GTGAGAGTCTTCGTCACAGGAGGCACAGGAGTCATGGGCCGCTCGGTGACGGCCGCACTGCACTCTGCGGGTCACGAGGTGGTGGCCCTTGCACGCAGCGAGGAGAGCGCGACGGTCCTCAGGTCGCGCGGCATCACACCCGCCCGAGCGAGCCTCTTCGATCGCGCCGGTCTCGTGGAGGCGATGAGCGGCTGCGAGGCGGTCGCGAACCTCGCCACCCACATCCCCGTCGGCAGCACCGGCATCCGCCCGGGCGCCTGGAAGTCGAACGACCGCATCCGTGTCGAGGGCTCGCGCAACGTGGCGGCAGCCGCCGCCGAGGCCGGGGTCGCCCGGCTGATCCAGGAGAGCGTGTCCTTCGTGTACGCCGACCAGGGCGAGCGCCTCGTCACCGAGGACAGCCCGATCGCGGTGTCCTGCGCCGCGGAGCCCGTCGTCCTCGCGGAGTCGCACGCCGAGCAGTTCGCGACCAAGCACCGCGACGCCGTGATCCTCCGGTTCGGCACGATCGTCGGCGACGACTCCTTCACCCGCTGGCGCCTCTCCCGCGCACGCGCCGGACAGGCCGTCGGCCTCGGCAAGCCGCAGTCCTGGACGCACGTCGTCCACACCGAGGACATCGGCGGCGCTGTCCTCACGGCGCTCACCGCCGAGTCCGGCACGTACAACGTCGGCGCGGAGCCTGTCCGCCGCGGCGAGCTCGTCGCGGCGTTCGCCGAGGCCGTCGGGCAGGAGCAGGCCGGCTTCTACCGCCGATTCGCACTACGGCTCGGCGGCGACCGCCTCGAGTGGATGACCCGCTCGCAGCGCGTCAGCTCGGAGCGCTTCCGCACCGTGACCGGCTGGAAGGCCGCACACCCGCAGTTCGACGCAGGGTGGCTGGCGCCCATGGTGTCCGAGGCCGCCAGTGCCTGA
- a CDS encoding LLM class flavin-dependent oxidoreductase produces the protein MSDQIELGLDTFGDIAADAEGNPVPAPEVLRQVVEQAVLADEVGCAFIGLGEHHRADFAITAPDVVLAAIAGRTTRIRLGSAVTVLSSDDPIRVYERFATLDALSDGRAEVILGRGSFVESFGLFGFDLGDYEVLFDEKLDLFAALLDEEPVTWSGSIRPPLTDQRVYPPTESGRLRTWIGVGGTPASVDRAVRYRIPMMLAIIGGPPLQFAPYADYYRRRLAEDGVAPLPVGMHSPGYVADTDEQAREELYAHWMAQRTQIGRERGWPPATRNDFAQAASPDGALYVGSPETVARKIARNAAALGVSRFDMKYANGAMRHEQLLHCIELYGSQVAPLVHDMMA, from the coding sequence GTGAGCGACCAGATCGAGCTCGGCCTCGACACGTTCGGCGACATCGCGGCCGACGCGGAAGGCAACCCCGTCCCTGCTCCCGAGGTGCTCCGCCAGGTCGTCGAGCAGGCCGTGCTCGCCGACGAGGTGGGCTGTGCGTTCATCGGCCTCGGCGAGCACCACCGCGCCGACTTCGCGATCACGGCCCCCGACGTCGTGCTCGCCGCGATCGCCGGGCGGACCACGCGGATCCGCCTCGGCTCGGCCGTCACCGTCCTGAGCTCCGACGACCCCATCCGCGTCTACGAGCGGTTCGCGACGCTCGACGCCCTGTCCGACGGGCGCGCGGAGGTGATCCTCGGACGCGGGTCGTTCGTCGAGTCCTTCGGCCTGTTCGGCTTCGACCTCGGCGACTACGAGGTGCTCTTCGACGAGAAGCTCGACCTGTTCGCGGCGCTGCTGGACGAGGAGCCGGTCACCTGGTCCGGATCGATCCGGCCGCCACTGACCGACCAGCGCGTCTATCCGCCGACGGAGTCCGGTCGTCTGCGCACGTGGATCGGCGTCGGCGGCACGCCCGCCTCCGTGGACCGCGCGGTCCGCTATCGCATCCCGATGATGCTCGCGATCATCGGCGGGCCTCCGCTGCAGTTCGCCCCGTACGCCGACTACTACCGCCGCCGGCTCGCCGAGGACGGCGTCGCGCCGCTGCCGGTCGGCATGCACTCCCCCGGCTACGTCGCCGACACCGACGAGCAGGCCCGCGAGGAGCTCTACGCGCACTGGATGGCGCAGCGTACGCAGATCGGACGCGAGCGCGGCTGGCCGCCGGCGACCCGCAACGACTTCGCCCAGGCGGCGAGCCCGGACGGTGCGCTGTACGTCGGCTCGCCGGAGACGGTCGCGCGCAAGATCGCCCGCAACGCGGCGGCCCTCGGCGTCAGCCGCTTCGACATGAAGTACGCGAACGGCGCGATGCGCCACGAGCAGCTCCTGCACTGCATCGAGCTGTACGGCTCGCAGGTCGCGCCGCTGGTCCACGACATGATGGCCTGA
- a CDS encoding GNAT family N-acetyltransferase has product MQIRTATEADWPRIWPFFDAVVKAGDSYAFPLDLDAESARGWWMETPPGRTTVAVDHDGVVVGSAKMGPNRPGRGAHVATASFMVDPSARRGEIGRALGEDMIAWARAEGFHGIQFNAVVETNTAAVRLWRELGFDVVGTVPEAFDHATDGLVGLYVMHLPLA; this is encoded by the coding sequence ATGCAGATCCGTACGGCGACCGAAGCCGACTGGCCCCGCATCTGGCCGTTCTTCGACGCCGTCGTCAAGGCGGGTGACTCGTACGCGTTCCCGCTCGACCTCGACGCCGAGAGCGCGCGAGGCTGGTGGATGGAGACGCCGCCGGGCCGGACGACGGTCGCCGTCGACCACGACGGCGTCGTGGTCGGCTCGGCGAAGATGGGCCCGAACCGCCCCGGCCGCGGGGCGCACGTGGCCACCGCGAGCTTCATGGTCGACCCGTCGGCACGCCGTGGGGAGATCGGGCGAGCACTCGGCGAGGACATGATCGCCTGGGCGCGCGCGGAGGGCTTCCACGGGATCCAGTTCAACGCCGTGGTCGAGACCAACACCGCCGCGGTGCGGCTGTGGCGCGAGCTCGGGTTCGACGTCGTGGGGACGGTCCCCGAGGCGTTCGACCATGCCACCGACGGCCTGGTCGGGCTCTACGTGATGCACCTACCGCTGGCGTAG
- a CDS encoding FmdB family zinc ribbon protein, translating into MPTYQYQCTECGEPLEVQQSFSEDALTVCPACDGRLRKVFNAVGVVFKGSGFYRNDSRSASSSTSTAATSGTASSSDSTTSTSSGSSTTSSSTTSSGSSTPAASTSA; encoded by the coding sequence GTGCCGACATACCAGTACCAGTGCACCGAATGCGGCGAGCCGCTGGAGGTGCAGCAGAGCTTCTCCGAGGATGCCCTGACCGTCTGCCCCGCCTGCGACGGACGCCTCCGCAAGGTGTTCAACGCGGTGGGTGTCGTGTTCAAGGGCAGCGGCTTCTACCGCAACGACAGCCGGTCGGCCTCGTCGAGCACCTCGACCGCCGCCACGTCCGGCACCGCGTCGTCCTCCGACTCCACGACTTCCACGAGCTCCGGCTCGTCGACCACGAGCAGCTCGACGACCTCCAGCGGCTCCTCGACCCCGGCGGCGTCCACGAGCGCCTGA
- a CDS encoding TetR/AcrR family transcriptional regulator produces MPKVSEEHKAARREEIARAALRCFATKGYAGTSMADIIRESGLSAGAIYGYYRNKNELVREAMRSVVVGRFTELERGASGDEVTPPGDLLVQFLRSVSEVAGQAPGMVLQVWSTAQLDPELKESVAGGLAEIGRLFRDHLERWYVSRGVDEQDARIRAAAEYPVYVGVCQGYIVHNALVDGFDGEAYFAAAAGVLAHGASVGNARPV; encoded by the coding sequence ATGCCGAAGGTCTCCGAGGAGCACAAGGCCGCCCGCCGCGAGGAGATCGCCCGTGCGGCACTCCGGTGCTTCGCGACCAAGGGGTACGCGGGCACGTCGATGGCCGACATCATCAGGGAGTCCGGGTTGTCGGCCGGCGCGATCTACGGCTACTACCGCAACAAGAACGAGCTCGTCCGCGAGGCGATGCGGAGCGTCGTCGTCGGTCGGTTCACCGAGCTGGAGCGGGGCGCGTCCGGCGACGAGGTCACGCCGCCTGGCGACCTTCTCGTGCAGTTCCTCCGCAGCGTGTCCGAGGTCGCCGGCCAGGCGCCGGGGATGGTGCTCCAGGTCTGGTCGACGGCCCAGCTCGACCCAGAGCTAAAGGAGAGCGTCGCCGGGGGACTGGCTGAGATCGGGCGACTGTTCCGCGATCACCTCGAGCGCTGGTACGTGTCTCGTGGCGTCGACGAGCAGGACGCGCGGATCCGTGCCGCGGCGGAGTACCCCGTCTACGTCGGCGTCTGCCAGGGGTACATCGTCCACAACGCACTGGTGGACGGATTCGACGGCGAGGCGTACTTCGCGGCGGCCGCGGGCGTCCTCGCGCACGGCGCGTCGGTCGGCAACGCCCGGCCGGTGTGA
- the mscL gene encoding large conductance mechanosensitive channel protein MscL yields the protein MAGMVSGFKEFLLRGNVVDLAVAVVMGTAVTALVTSFTESFINPLLASVGGDDELGFGFTIVSGNAATFVNVGAFITALINFAIIAAVLYFILVVPMNQVRAKFARASDDAPPPEDIALLREIRDELRASRERGDG from the coding sequence ATGGCAGGGATGGTCTCAGGGTTCAAGGAATTCCTCCTACGCGGCAACGTCGTGGACCTCGCGGTCGCCGTGGTCATGGGCACCGCGGTCACCGCTCTGGTGACGTCGTTCACGGAGTCGTTCATCAACCCGCTCCTCGCCTCCGTCGGTGGCGACGACGAGCTCGGCTTCGGGTTCACGATCGTCAGCGGCAACGCGGCGACCTTCGTCAACGTCGGGGCGTTCATCACGGCGCTGATCAACTTCGCGATCATCGCGGCCGTCCTCTACTTCATCCTCGTGGTGCCGATGAACCAGGTCCGCGCGAAGTTCGCACGGGCGTCCGACGACGCTCCGCCGCCCGAGGACATCGCGCTGCTGCGCGAGATCCGCGACGAGCTCCGCGCGAGCCGCGAGCGCGGCGACGGCTGA
- the mgrA gene encoding L-glyceraldehyde 3-phosphate reductase: protein MSERRTILDPHDLYRAADDRYVALDDGGSAAFRRCGRSGLELPAISLGLWHNFGDDKPLATQRAILRRAFDLGVTHFDLANNYGPPYGAAEKNFGRILAEDFAPYRNEIVISTKAGWDMWPGPYGFLGSRKYLLASLDDSLQRMGLDHVDIFYSHRFDPHTPLEETMGALDAAVRSGKARYVGISSYGPDRTRDAVEILRDLGTPLLIHQPSYSMLNRWVEDGLLDVLEESGVGAIAFSPLAQGVLTSRYLDGVPSGSRAAQDKSLDPAVVEANLEHVRGLQAIAQERGQTLAQMAISWVLRSPRVTSALVGASSVAQLEDSLGALRSTHFDDDELRRIDVHAVEGDLNLWAGSSEA, encoded by the coding sequence GTGAGCGAGCGCCGTACGATCCTCGATCCCCACGACCTCTACCGTGCGGCCGACGACCGGTACGTCGCCCTCGACGACGGTGGATCGGCTGCCTTCCGCCGGTGCGGGCGGTCCGGCCTGGAGCTTCCGGCGATCTCGCTCGGGCTCTGGCACAACTTCGGTGACGACAAGCCGCTCGCGACGCAACGGGCGATCCTCCGCCGTGCGTTCGACCTGGGTGTCACGCACTTCGACCTCGCCAACAACTACGGCCCCCCGTACGGCGCCGCGGAGAAGAACTTCGGCCGCATCCTCGCGGAGGACTTCGCGCCGTACCGCAACGAGATCGTGATCTCGACGAAGGCCGGCTGGGACATGTGGCCGGGCCCGTACGGCTTCCTCGGGTCGCGCAAGTACCTGCTCGCGAGCCTCGACGACTCGCTCCAGCGGATGGGTCTCGACCACGTCGACATCTTCTACAGCCACCGCTTCGACCCGCACACGCCGCTCGAGGAGACGATGGGAGCCCTCGACGCCGCCGTACGCTCGGGCAAGGCGCGCTACGTCGGGATCAGCTCGTACGGTCCGGACCGCACCCGTGACGCCGTCGAGATCCTGCGAGACCTCGGCACGCCGCTGCTGATCCACCAGCCGTCGTACTCGATGCTCAACCGGTGGGTCGAGGACGGTCTCCTGGACGTCCTCGAGGAGTCCGGTGTGGGCGCCATCGCGTTCTCGCCGCTCGCCCAGGGCGTGCTGACCAGCCGTTACCTCGACGGCGTCCCGTCCGGATCGCGCGCCGCGCAGGACAAGTCCCTCGATCCCGCGGTGGTGGAGGCCAACCTCGAGCACGTCCGCGGCCTCCAGGCGATCGCGCAGGAGCGCGGTCAGACGCTGGCGCAGATGGCGATCTCGTGGGTTCTCCGGTCGCCTCGGGTGACGTCCGCGCTGGTCGGCGCGTCGAGCGTCGCGCAGCTCGAGGACAGCCTCGGAGCCTTGCGCAGCACCCACTTCGACGACGACGAGCTGCGACGGATCGACGTGCACGCCGTCGAGGGAGACCTCAACCTGTGGGCGGGGTCGAGCGAGGCCTAA
- a CDS encoding SAF domain-containing protein, with protein sequence MADSPLADLWTSLRRRLRTHRRPVAALCAAGAVVATVHAAQPDPGPTQEVLVATTTLRSGSVVRPGDVEVTAVPVRVVPEGAIASIDDTRGRIVAAPVPRGGLITRLSLVGPGLLEGYRRGSALVSVRVADAAGVAAVRVGDSVDVVGTDPRGTSAPRVLARRAQVAAMPSDEGDDKAVLVLAVGAETARTLSGAGVSWHLAVTVVA encoded by the coding sequence ATGGCCGACTCACCGCTCGCCGACCTGTGGACGTCGCTGCGCCGTCGGCTCCGGACCCACCGGCGACCGGTGGCCGCCCTGTGCGCGGCCGGTGCCGTGGTGGCGACCGTCCACGCGGCGCAGCCGGATCCGGGCCCGACGCAGGAGGTCCTCGTCGCCACCACCACCCTGCGGTCCGGGAGCGTGGTGCGCCCCGGCGACGTCGAGGTCACCGCGGTGCCCGTCCGGGTGGTTCCCGAGGGCGCGATCGCGTCGATCGACGACACCCGTGGTCGGATCGTCGCGGCCCCCGTGCCTCGAGGCGGGTTGATCACCCGGCTGTCGTTGGTCGGACCGGGCCTCCTCGAGGGCTACCGCCGCGGCAGCGCGCTCGTGAGCGTTCGCGTGGCGGACGCCGCGGGCGTCGCCGCCGTACGGGTGGGTGACTCGGTCGACGTCGTCGGCACGGACCCTCGCGGGACGAGTGCGCCGAGAGTGCTGGCTCGACGGGCCCAGGTCGCCGCCATGCCGTCCGACGAGGGCGACGACAAGGCGGTGCTCGTCCTCGCCGTCGGGGCCGAGACAGCTCGTACGCTCTCGGGCGCCGGTGTGTCGTGGCACCTCGCCGTGACCGTCGTCGCATGA